One Fusarium falciforme chromosome 12, complete sequence DNA window includes the following coding sequences:
- a CDS encoding Beta-glucosidase: MDVESLLNQLTLEEKVQLTAGVGWWHTAAIERLAIPPIRLSDGPNGVRGTHFFDSTPSACLPCGTALGSSWNVDLIHRLGQLLSDEAHAKGAHVLLGPTVNIQRGPLGGRGFESFSEDPLLSGVLAGHYVRGLQSSGVSATMKHFACNDMESARMAVDIQVTERALREVYLLPFMIAVEMANPRLFMTAYNKINGTHAPDNEHLLQEILRDEWKWDGLVVSDWFGSYSTAEGINAGQDLEMPGPSRWRSGALVHAVTSNKVKRSTLDERVRKILHLVKHSIEKTSIPPNAPETQLNSQEHIRLLREAAAEAVVLLKNENNILPLNPKKKVAVIGPNADMTAYCGGGSASLRAYHTISPLEGIEGLASDVVFSKGIYGHRSLPQIGKILRTVDGKRQGFALRVYNEPRPSSGDDTRRVIEERFLDDANVWFVDYENPELAEVWYAEIEGVLTPEKSGVWDFGLSVHGTGEFFIDGELVVSNVTNQTPGSSFLGCGTIEETGAKELEGGKEYNLLVRWGCDKTSNLKVSGVVDFGQGGLRLGGCPRLEQPTALNEAVELAKTVDQVVLCVGTSGEWESEGQDRPNMSLPPGSDELISAVLAANPNTVVLIQSGTPISMPWVNQANAIAQAWFGGNEAGNGIADVLFGVVNPAGKLPITMPRRVADNPSALNFRSEGGRVLYGEDVHVGYRWYDTLDIEPLFPFGHGLSYTTFELSQISVIPDTENQEVVVWAKVANTGSRAGAAVLQAYVKPPSATPLTASARDTITRSSKELKGFAKVHLEQGANTIAEIKLDLLRATSYWDEREDCWRSEAGEYTVLVGTSSRCAFLEQSFTIEKSTTWRGLRG, encoded by the exons ATGGATGTTGAATCCCTTCTCAACCAACTCACCCTAGAGGAAAAAGTCCAACTGACAGCCG GTGTTGGATGGTGGCACACAGCGGCTATTGAACGCCTGGCCATCCCTCCAATCCGCCTATCCGATGGACCCAACGGTGTTCGAGGCACCCATTTCTTTGACAGCACGCCATCTGCTTGCCTACCATGCGGAACCGCATTAGGCTCCAGCTGGAATGTGGATTTGATCCATCGTCTGGGTCAGCTGCTTTCAGATGAGGCCCACGCAAAGGGTGCTCATGTTTTGCTTGGACCTACTGTCAATATCCAACGGGGGCCTCTTGGTGGAAGAGGCTTTGAATCATTCTCTGAAgaccctctcctctccggaGTCTTGGCTGGTCACTATGTCCGGGGTCTGCAGAGCTCAGGTGTCTCTGCTACCATGAAGCACTTTGCTTGCAATGATATGGAAAGTGCACGCATGGCTGTGGACATCCAAGTCACAGAGAGGGCCCTTCGAGAAGTGTACCTTCTCCCCTTTATGATTGCCGTGGAAATGGCAAACCCGAGGCTGTTCATGACGGCATACAACAAGATCAACGGCACCCATGCTCCTGACAACGAGCATCTTCTCCAAGAAATCCTCCGTGATGAGTGGAAATGGGATGGTCTGGTTGTCAGTGACTGGTTTGGCAGCTATAGCACGGCTGAGGGCATCAACGCCGGCCAAGACCTCGAGATGCCAGGCCCCAGCAGATGGCGCTCTGGTGCCCTTGTTCATGCTGTCACATCAAACAAGGTCAAGCGTTCAACATTGGATGAGCGTGTGCGGAAGATCTTGCATCTTGTCAAGCACTCCATCGAGAAGACTTCTATTCCACCCAATGCGCCCGAGACTCAGCTCAACAGCCAAGAGCACATCCGTCTGCTGCGAGAGGCTGCCGCGGAAGCTGTGGTACTCCTCAAGAACGAGAACAACATTCTGCCGCTGAACCCTAAGAAGAAGGTGGCCGTCATTGGCCCGAACGCAGACATGACCGCCTactgtggaggaggaagcgccAGTCTTCGAGCTTACCACACTATCTCTCCACTCGAGGGTATTGAAGGCCTCGCAAGCGACGTTGTCTTTTCCAAGGGAATCTACGGACACCGGTCACTGCCTCAGATTGGCAAGATCTTGCGGACAGTCGATGGCAAACGCCAGGGATTCGCTCTGCGCGTGTACAATGAGCCAAGGCCTAGTTCCGGAGATGACACAAGGCGTGTCATTGAGGAGAGATTCCTCGATGATGCCAACGTTTGGTTCGTGGATTACGAGAATCCAGAGTTGGCCGAAGTCTGGTATGCAGAGATTGAGGGCGTCCTGACCCCTGAGAAGTCTGGCGTGTGGGACTTTGGTCTTTCTGTGCACGGCACTGGCGAATTCTTTATCGACGGCGAGTTGGTTGTCTCCAACGTTACCAATCAGACGCCAGGAAGCTCGTTCCTTGGATGTGGTACAATTGAAGAGACAGGTGCCAAGGAGTTGGAGGGTGGCAAGGAATACAATCTTCTCGTTCGCTGGGGATGCGATAAGACGTCCAACCTCAAGGTGTCTGGCGTTGTTGACTTTGGTCAAGGAGGTCTACGACTAGGCGGTTGCCCCAGACTTGAGCAACCCACAGCTTTGAACGAAGCTGTTGAGCTCGCAAAGACCGTGGACCAGGTTGTGCTGTGCGTTGGAACAAGCGGCGAGTGGGAAAGCGAAGGACAGGACAGACCCAACATGTCTCTTCCTCCCGGTAGTGACGAGCTCATCTCCGCCGTGCTTGCGGCGAATCCCAACACAGTGGTTCTCATCCAGAGCGGAACTCCTATTTCTATGCCGTGGGTTAATCAAGCCAATGCTATCGCACAGGCGTGGTTTGGTGGCAACGAGGCTGGCAACGGAATTGCTGACGTGCTGTTTGGTGTTGTGAACCCG GCCGGAAAGCTTCCCATCACGATGCCTCGTCGCGTTGCTGATAACCCCAGTGCCTTGAACTTCCGTTCGGAAGGTGGTCGCGTCCTCTACGGCGAGGACGTCCACGTCGGTTACCGTTGGTACGACACTCTGGACATTGAGCCCTTGTTTCCGTTCGGCCACGGTCTGTCGTACACAACTTTTGAGCTCTCTCAAATCAGCGTCATCCCGGACACAGAGAACCAAGAGGTTGTTGTGTGGGCCAAGGTAGCAAACACTGGCTCTCGAGCAGGCGCCGCTGTTTTGCAAGCCTACGTCAAGCCACCCTCAGCGACACCCCTCACAGCTTCAGCCCGCGACACGATTACAAGGTCAAGCAAAGAGCTCAAGGGATTTGCCAAGGTCCATCTGGAGCAGGGAGCCAACACTATCGCAGAGATCAAGCTAGATCTGCTCCGAGCGACGAGTTACTGGGACGAGAGGGAGGATTGTTGGCGCAGCGAGGCCGGGGAGTACACGGTCCTTGTGGGGACAAGCAGCCGATGTGCTTTCCTAGAACAGTCGTTTACAATTGAGAAATCCACAACTTGGAGAGGACTCCGGGGATAA
- a CDS encoding MFS domain-containing protein, translated as MAEIVSTASNERPWWKQTHLLKLNSIVLSLILFSSANGYDGGLLGGILALDSWNEFMNHPAGAYLGWITAIYWLGNGLTTPIAAWVSNRWGRKLGLYFGYFFLFVGIGMQAGSQNEKTFTYARLFIGIASGWLGNSAPVLINEVAYPSHRAIASSLFMCGWYVGGTVCGWVTFGCRNIASDWSWRIPVLLQVLLPLCALPGLFLSPESPRWLVSVGRVDEATEIIAKYHAGGNRDDPIVSTQMLEIEATITAEKEASGSASYRDMIKTKGNRHRLFISVTLGFISQWAGNGVVSYYLPLVLDSVGLKTVTEQTLISACLNVWNLLWAVAAAFSVDRLGRRFLFLSSASVMLVSFIIVTGLSGSFANSGSSSVGLAVVPFLFIFFAGYDVGLTPFLVAYPCEIWQFSLRSRGLTVAWCTAVASIFFNSFVNPIALEAITWKYYIVFIVLLFLFLIVVYFTYPETRGHTLEQMAVVFDGEDSVPAQAVALEKKMSIGHVDNVED; from the exons ATGGCCGAAATCGTTTCTACCGCCTCTAATGAGAGGCCGTGGTGGAAGCAGACTCATCTGCTGAAGCTCAACTCCATCGTCTTATCGCTCATCTTGTTCT CTTCCGCGAATGGCTACGATGGTGGCCTTCTAGGTGGAATCCTTGCTCTTGATTCATGGAACGAATTCATGAATCATCCGGCCGGCGCCTACCTGGGTTGGATCACAGCCATCTATTGGCTCGGCAACGGTCTCACTACGCCCATCGCAGCCTGGGTTTCCAACCGCTGGGGTAGAAAGCTCGGTCTATACTTTGGAtatttcttcctctttgtcGGTATCGGCATGCAAGCAGGCTCCCAAAACGAAAAGACCTTCACATACGCTCGTCTCTTCATCGGTATCGCCTCGGGATGGCTCGGAAACTCAGCACCCGTCCTCATCAACGAAGTCGCGTATCCATCGCATCGAGCCATCGCCAGTTCTCTGTTCATGTGCGGCTGGTATGTCGGTGGCACGGTCTGTGGCTGGGTGACGTTTGGCTGCCGAAACATCGCCTCGGACTGGTCGTGGAGAATCCCTGTTTTGCTGCAggttcttctccctctctgcGCTCTACCCGGACTTTTCCTATCTCCCGAGAGTCCCCGCTGGCTAGTGAGTGTCGGCCGTGTGGATGAAGCCACCGAAATCATCGCCAAGTACCATGCTGGAGGCAACAGGGACGATCCCATTGTTAGCACGCAGATGCTGGAGATTGAGGCAACCATCACAGCTGAAAAGGAAGCTTCGGGAAGCGCTTCGTACCGTGACATGATCAAGACGAAGGGCAACCGTCACAGACTCTTCATCTCGGTTACTCTGGGCTTCATCTCGCAATGGGCTGGCAACGGTGTCGTATCCTACTACCTCCCATTGGTTTTGGACTCGGTTGGTCTCAAGACGGTTACCGAGCAGACTCTCATTTCTGCATGCCTTAATGTGTGGAATTTGCTATGGGCTGTCGCGGCAGCTTTCAGTGTTGATCGCCTTGGCCGCCGATTCCTGTTCCTCTCGTCTGCCAGCGTCATGCTTGTCAGTTTCATCATTGTTACTGGACTCAGTGGCTCGTTTGCGAACTCAGGGTCTTCTTCGGTCGGCTTGGCTGTGGTCCCGTTCCTGTTCATCTTCTTTGCCGGTTACGATGTTGGATT GACCCCCTTCCTTGTCGCTTACCCTTGCGAAATCTGGCAGTTCAGTCTCCGCTCCCGCGGTCTCACCGTGGCATGGTGCACAGCCGTCgcatccatcttcttcaactcATTCGTCAACCCCATCGCCCTTGAAGCCATTACATGGAAGTACTATATTGTCTTTATCGTACTTCTgtttctcttcctcatcgtcgtttACTTTACGTACCCGGAGACCCGCGGCCACACCCTTGAGCAGATGGCGGTTGTCTTTGATGGAGAGGATTCTGTCCCGGCCCAGGCTGTGGCattggagaagaagatgagcatTGGTCATGTCGATAATGTGGAAGACTAG
- a CDS encoding FAD-binding PCMH-type domain-containing protein, with amino-acid sequence MSISDLKQIGFVGRILDSSSPDYDVSLTRANVAAQRKAKFVVFPTSTEDVQAAIKFARKSNLEIAIKCGGHHFSPASSIEGGIVIDMKALNSVEVDKQNMRVTIGGGCLWGDVYTALREHDLECVGGGVHVVGVGGHLTGGGYGPLSQKFGMACDNIISAIVVLADGRVVKASESKNPDLFWAIRGGSSSFGVVVQFVLRTFPPQGPYFFRSLSYPGEALPRVLPKLKEFLEQDFGEKTIMAFLNYVRGPAPEHKPLFVVTFFGFGAVGDFKAVFDDFFGAAKPFHDHSVDCPTLVEFSHVQDEILLQGSPRKAVGGTPFTGLWPGMAEEVWKRYVEYTDANPDAVDTKYFFEFHNSKRFRPETTCIPIHEPKHFVCLASEEHNDIAGDERAQSWVHDMIEVARSYQRKYAKDLGVNGNACSSKEKSEDVWGQNYLRLQRIKAKYDPDRVFNRYFPIEPAGAEAML; translated from the exons ATGTCTATCAGTGACTTGAAACAAATCGGCTTTGTTGGTCGAATCCTCGACTCTTCATCTCCAGACTACGATGTGTCTCTGACCCGAGCCAACGTCGCTGCTCAACGCAAGGCCAAGTTCGTTGTCTTCCCGACATCTACAGAAGATGTGCAGGCTGCTATTAAGTTTGCCAGAAA ATCAAATCTGGAAATTGCAATCAAGTGTGGTGGTCACCATTTCTCTCCTGCGAGTAGTATCGAGGGTGGCATTGTCATCGACATGAAGGCTCTCAATAGCGTTGAGGTTGATAAACAGAACATGAGGGTAACAATCGGCGGTGGCTGCCTTTGGGGCGACGTCTATACCGCGTTGAGGGAACATGATCTCGAATGCGTGGGAGGAGGCGTGCATGTTGTCGGTGTTGGAGGCCATCTGACAGGAG GTGGCTATGGACCCTTGTCGCAAAAGTTTGGCATGG CATGCGACAACATCATATCAGCAATTGTTGTCCTGGCGGATGGACGCGTTGTGAAGGCTAGTGAGTCTAAAAACCCGGATCTATTCTGGGCCATTAGAG GGGGCTCATCATCGTTTGGTGTGGTGGTACAATTCGTCTTGCGGACCTTCCCTCCCCAG GGACCCTATTTCTTCCGCTCCTTGAGTTATCCCGGCGAGGCACTGCCAAGGGTTctccccaagctcaag GAATTCCTCGAGCAAGATTTTGGAGAAAAGACAATCATGGCGTTTCTCAACTACGTCCGTGGGCCTGCACCCGAGCACAAG CCTCTCTTTGTGGTAAccttctttggcttcggGGCTGTCGGGGATTTCAAAGCCGTATTTGACGACTTCTTCGGGGCCGCGAAACCATTTCATGATCACTCGGTTGATTGCCCAACCCTGGTAGAGTTCAGTCATGTACAAGACGAGATTCTCTTGCAGGGCTCCCCCAGGAAGGCGGTGGGTGGCACTCCCTTCACTGGTCTTTGGCCTGGAATGGCAGAGGAAGTTTGGAAGCGATACGTCGAATACACAGATGCGAATCCCGACGCCGTCGACACCAAGTACTTCTTTGAGTTTCACAACAGCAAGAGGTTCAGGCCT GAGACCACGTGCATCCCTATTCATGAGCCCAAGCACTTCGTATGCTTGGCCAGTGAAGA GCACAACGACATTGCCGGTGACGAACGTGCACAATCATGGGTTCATGATATGATTGAAGTCGCTCGGTCATATCAGAGAAAGTATGCCAAGGATTTGGGAGTCAACGGTAACGCCTGCTCCTCGAAAGAGAAAAGTGAAGATGTCTGGGGTCAGAATTATCTTCGGTTGCAGAGAATCAAG GCCAAATACGACCCAGATCGTGTCTTTAATCGGTACTTTCCTATCGAGCCCGCTGGAGCTGAAGCGATGTTGTGA
- a CDS encoding PepX-C domain-containing protein translates to MSLRIANLDVTVAPVITPGTKESGPYDPLNPSTRELPKGHQRTPENKAFETDTIFEKDITLPMRDGVKLYADVFRPKGVDKVPAIIIWSPYGKTGNGPHGLDMIPGRFGVPKSEVSGYEKFEGLDPAVWPARGYAIVNVDLRGSWDSEGTTAWLGEQDGKDGHDAIEYVAKLPWCTGKVALAGNSWLAMVQWYIASQQPPSLAAIAPWEGAADFYRDTLCRGGIPYPYDTMWKLLQDTMVGRNVTEAPIPMLEKYPLFNEYWEDKRSKLENINVPAYILASYSSSLHTTGSIRAYNKIASKDKWLRIHARQEWSDLYNPDNVNDLTKFFDYYVRGEKNDWPSTPKVRASLVGFNRPAVTNLPFSSFPVPQTKFTKLYLAPDEKLYPNPVSTVGTGSYDASFVPKNPILGGEELFFQHKFTKQTWLLGYSWVVLNISNDSHNDIDVFVQLGKADASGNQLINMNVPLTELIPPVKEVSEAADTCFLKYSGPTGSLRGSHAVSKVTPEPGTFTGDWPDYTHTTRKSIPAGTVTRLEVPIWPTGIIFDEGEYLTLKVSGHYMSFMEFDFLYGVSHRNQGRHTVHFGAEFDSHLVVPLLDPIN, encoded by the exons ATGTCTCTTCGTATTGCCAACCTCGACGTGACGGTCGCACCGGTCATCACTCCAGGGACCAAGGAGAGCGGGCCCTATGACCCTCTCAACCCTTCAACCAGGGAGTTGCCCAAGGGTCACCAGCGAACTCCCGAGAACAAGGCCTTTGAGACGGATACCATCTTTGAAAAGGATATTACGCTGCCTATGCGCGATGGTGTCAAGCTGTATGCAGATGTCTTTCGCCCGAAAGGTGTTGACAAGGTTCCTGCAATCATCATCTGGAGTCCTTATGGAAAGACTGGAAATG GACCTCATGGTCTCGATATGATCCCTGGCCGCTTTGGTGTTCCAAAGAGCGAAGTCAGCGGCTACGAGAAGTTTGAAGGTCTTGATCCCGCTGTCTGGCCTGCCAGAGGCTATGCTATTGTTAATGTTGACCTTCGAGGCTCGTGGGACTCTGAGGGAACTACTGC CTGGCTTGGTGAACAGGATGGCAAGGATGGCCACGATGCTATCGAGTATGTCGCCAAGCTCCCCTGGTGCACTGGCAAGGTAGCCCTTGCTGGAAACAGCTGGCTCGCCATGGTTCAATGGTACATCGCCTCGCAACAGCCTCCCTCTCTGGCTGCCATTGCCCCCTGGGAGGGTGCCGCAGACTTTTACCGCGATACCCTCTGCCGGGGTGGAATTCCTTATCCTTACGACACCATGTGGAAGCTCCTCCAGGATACCATGGTTGGACGAAACGTCACAGAGGCGCCAATTCCCATGTTGGAAAAGTATCCTTTGTTTAACGAGTACTGGGAGGACAAGCGATCTAAGCTCGAGAACATCAATGTTCCTGCCTATATCCTTGCGAGCTACTCCAGCTCACTTCACACGACGGGTTCTATTCGTGCCTACAACAAGATTGCATCCAAGGATAAGTG GCTTCGAATCCACGCCCGACAGGAGTGGTCTGATCTTTACAACCCTGACAACGTCAACGATTTGACTAAGTTCTTCGACTACTATGTcagaggagagaagaatgACTGGCCCAGCACACCGAAGGTCCGAGCTTCGCTGGTTGGTTTCAACCGA CCCGCTGTCACCAACCTACCCTTCTCATCCTTCCCCGTCCCTCAGACAAAGTTTACCAAACTCTATCTCGCCCCTGACGAAAAGCTCTACCCCAACCCAGTCTCGACAGTTGGAACCGGTTCCTACGACGCTTCATTTGTCCCCAAGAACCCCATCCTTGGCGGTGAGGAGCTCTTTTTTCAGCACAAGTTCACCAAACAGACCTGGCTCCTCGGATACTCATGGGTCGTTCTCAACATTTCCAACGATAGCCACAACGATATTGATGTGTTTGTGCAACTTGGCAAGGCGGACGCTTCTGGAAATCAGCTGATCAACATGAATGTTCCTCTCACGGAACTCATCCCTCCTGTCAAGGAGGTCTCTGAGGCTGCAGACACATGTTTCCTCAAGTACTCTGGCCCTACTGGTTCTCTACGAGGAAGCCATGCTGTTAGCAAGGTGACTCCTGAGCCTGGAACATTCACCGGTGACTGGCCTGACTACACGCACACCACTAGAAAGTCCATCCCTGCTGGCACCGTCACTCGACTTGAGGTCCCGATTTGGCCCACTGGAATTATCTTTGACGAGGGTGAATACCTCACGCTCAAGGTTTCTGGTCATTACATGAGTTTCATGGAGTTTGACTTCCTATATGGGGTTTCTCATAGAAATCAGGGCCGGCACACTGTTCATTTTGGTGCGGAGTTTGACAGCCATCTCGTTGTTCCTCTGCTTGACCCCATCAACTAA
- a CDS encoding FAD-binding-3 domain-containing protein: MAAAARQVDETFSSSNLEKDKFTKIDHSDIPLEKEEWPVIIIGSSMVGKTLGLLLGYHGIKSMSFDRHAAAGTHPRAAGLNFRTSEILRQLGLEEFTLQQSGKEFDLNAGMLLVEKLVGGKVLKHLQEHDPEKVKNITPSSWVWISQRMFEPILGANADKYDSVQLHGHEVLLYEEQEDGVIVVVKELSSGKIKKFKATYVVACDGNRSPTRQKEGISWEGPGVLRNSLSVSFKSDLSPFIGKRMVHGVIYVANEKIGGGFRLENEGKQGLLMVNNVGTKGNFPPGSVSVEEARQYFYDCSGLTPDQITPELQTMNYWTMAAYTAGRFNSNGGRVFLAGDAAHIMPPTGGLGGNTGIADAHNLAWKLAYVLTGKASHSLLYSYNSERQPIDEFTVLQAYSRFQNRVVVQHPTAPEAPDVAIELGYRYPKGAFVPEEGHQVPKELYDDPYQPTAVPGSRFPHVFLRDTSNPGNTISTIDLVKRNFLLVTIDPDSLWIQAASESPITLDVHTLNATSAPYRDLEGAVEEKCRLKVGEAILVRPDGFIAWRGARSSRGHAEQLKAAIEAILRS; encoded by the exons ATGGCCGCCGCTGCGCGTCAAGTCGACGAGACGTTTTCGTCTTCCAActtggagaaggacaagttTACCAAGATTGACCACTCCGATATTCCCTTAGAGAAAGAAGAATGGCCTGTCATTATCATTGGCTCGAGTATGGTTGGCAAGACTCTGGGCCTTTTGCTTGGATATCATGG TATCAAGTCGATGTCATTTGATCGCCATGCCGCTGCAGGTACTCATCCTCGAGCTGCTGGCTTGAACTTTCGCACAAGCGAGATTCTCCGTCAACTGGGCCTTGAAGAGTTTACTCTACAGCAGAGTGGAAAGGAGTTTGACCTCAACGCTGGCATGCTTCTAGTGGAGAAGCTAGTCGGAGGAAAGGTTCTCAAACATCTCCAAGAGCACGACCCCGAGAAGGTGAAGAACATTACGCCATCGAGCTGGGTCTGGATCTCACAAAGGATGTTTGAGCCCATTCTTGGCGCCAATGCGGACAAGTACGACAGTGTCCAACTACATGGACACGAAGTGCTTCTCTATGAGGAGCAGGAAGATGGAGTCATTGTCGTCGTCAAAGAACTCAGCTCTGGTAAGATCAAGAAGTTCAAGGCAACTTACGTCGTTGCCTGCGATGGAAACCGAAGTCCAACCCGACAAAAGGAGGGCATCTCCTGGGAGGGACCTGGTGTTCTGCGAAACAGCCTGAGCGTGAGCTTCAAGTCCGATCTGAGTCCCTTTATAGGCAAGAGGATGGTTCACGGTGTCATCTACGTTGCCAATGAGAAGATCGGCGGAGGTTTCCGCTTGGAGAATGAAGGCAAGCAGGGTCTACTCATGGTCAACAACGTCGGTACGAAGGGCAATTTCCCACCAGGATCTGTCTCTGTGGAAGAAGCAAGGCAATACTTTTACGACTGCTCGGGTCTCACTCCGGATCAGATTACTCCCGAGCTCCAAACCATGAACTACTGGACTATGGCTGCGTATACCGCCGGGCGGTTTAACAGCAACGGTGGTCGAGTCTTTCTTGCTGGCGATGCTGCTCACATTATGCCGCCAACGGGAGGCCTGGGCGGCAACACCGGAATTGCG GATGCGCACAATCTTGCCTGGAAGCTCGCCTATGTCCTGACTGGAAAGGCCTCGCACTCTCTGCTCTACTCATACAACTCTGAGAGGCAGCCCATAGACGAGTTTACTGTTCTTCAGGCATACAGCCGGTTCCAGAACCGAGTTGTCGTACAACATCCGACTGCCCCCGAAGCCCCAGATGTTGCTATTGAGCTTGGCTATAGATATCCCAAAGGTGCCTTTGTTCCAGAGGAGGGCCATCAAGTCCCAAAGGAGCTGTACGACGATCCCTATCAGCCAACTGCTGTCCCAGGATCCAGGTTTCCACACGTTTTTCTCCGGGACACTTCCAATCCTGGGAACACAATCTCGACTATCGACCTCGTCAAGAGGAACTTTTTGCTCGTCACCATCGACCCTGATTCTCTTTGGATTCAAGCCGCCAGTGAAAGCCCCATTACGCTCGATGTCCACACTCTGAACGCTACCTCCGCTCCGTACAGAGACTTGGAAGGGGCTGTGGAGGAGAAGTGCCGCTTGAAGGTTGGTGAGGCAATCCTTGTGCGACCTGATGGCTTCATTGCTTGGAGAGGGGCGAGGTCTAGCAGGGGCCATGCAGAGCAACTGAAAGCGGCCATTGAAGCCATCTTGAGAAGCTAG
- a CDS encoding FAD-binding-3 domain-containing protein, whose product MPLKIIIVGAGLGGLGAAIALTRAGHHVEVFEQSRFLNEIGAAIHIPPNATRVLKSWDCDFDDLQAVFCNAIKVYDKTGKLIFVPVATDIVQKKVNTKDEWLLTHRVDLHNTLRKLATHETYGDNLKIHLSSRVMSADAEAGEIVLEDGTKHKADLLVGADGVHSKVVTAVTQEKTVRKSTMQNTFRFLVPIEKVNSNPLTGPFFAKLGLDCQHVFTTYDRRLVVYPCRYGKLLNIVAMHPSENAGLESDSSWLAGGKLEDLLKTYSEFSPEIVEMCSLAEDLKLWSLATRDPPKKFYRGKTVLIGDAAHPMLPHQGQGGAQSLEDGAALGALFPADTTVDQIPQRLELYNKVRYGRAVTVMLMSRINDERRGEMMDELRSYVPDAVLPNDMFEYTWSSHVVKDAQEALRAAGKN is encoded by the exons ATGCCTCTCAAAATCATCATTGTCGGCGCCGGCCTGGGAGGCCTAGGTGCTGCCATCGCCCTTACTCGTGCCGGCCATCATGTCGAA GTGTTTGAACAATCCAGGTTCCTCAACGAGATTGGTGCCGCGATCCACATCCCTCCCAACGCCACGAGGGTGTTGAAGTCATGGGATTGCGACTTTGATGACCTACAAGCCGTCTTCTGCAATGCCATCAAAGTGTACGACAAGACAGGCAAACTGATTTTTGTGCCAGTG GCAACAGACATCGTTCAGAAGAAAGTCAACACCAAGGACGAATGGCTTCTCACCCACCGTGTCGACTTGCACAATACTCTACGAAAACTGGCTACACATGAGACGTATGGAGATAATCTCAAGATCCATCTCTCGAGCCGTGTCATGTCTGCT GATGCAGAAGCCGGAGAGAtcgtcctcgaggatggAACCAAGCACAAGGCTGATCTCCTTGTTGGAGCTGATGGTGTCCAC TCCAAGGTCGTCACGGCCGTGACGCAAGAGAAGACGGTACGCAAGAGCACGATGCAAAACACTTTCCGATTCCTCGTCCCCATCGAAAAAGTCAACTCGAACCCTCTTACCGGGCCCTTCTTTGCcaagctcggcctcgatTGCCAACACGTTTTTACCACCTACGATCGCCGCCTCGTTGTATATCCTTGTCGCTATGGCAAGCTGCTCAACATTGTCGCCATGCACCCGTCAGAGAATGCTGGACTCGAGTCCGACTCTTCGTGGCTTGCGGGTGGCAAGTTGGAAGATTTACTCAAGACATATTCCGAGTTCTCGCCCGAGATTGTCGAGATGTGCAGTCTAGCTGAGGACTTGAAGCTCTGGAGCTTGGCCACGAGAGATCCACCAAAGAAGTTCTACCGCGGAAAGACTGTTCTGATCGGCGATGCTGCTCACCCCATGCTTCCTC ACCAAGGACAGGGAGGCGCGCAGTCCTTGGAAGACGGAGCTGCCCTCGGAGCCCTCTTCCCGGCAGACACGACAGTCGATCAAATCCCGCAAAGACTGGAGCTCTACAACAAGGTTCGCTACGGAAGAGCCGTCACGGTTATGCTCATGTCGAGGATCAACGATGAGAGGCGAggcgagatgatggatgaatTACGATCATACGTCCCTGATGCCGTTCTTCCAAACGACATGTTTGAGTATACTTGGAGTTCCCATGTTGTCAAAGATGCTCAAGAGGCGCTGCGAGCGGCTGGCAAGAATTGA
- a CDS encoding SnoaL-like domain-containing protein — MVTADHIRAIFEPIARGDMASFWPHVEPDVDWTVKGAHCKISGHYKSVAEFQQGTRPLSSTWAGPLHLVVQNIIVDGNQAAVELKAVDTTTKSGDPFPNEYTWVLSFNDNGKIATVRAYMDTDLVTRVIEKNS, encoded by the exons ATGGTTACTGCCGATCACATTCGTGCCATCTTTGAGCCCATCGCTCGGGGTGATATGGCATCGTTCTGGCCTCACGTTGAGCCCGATGTGGACTGGACCGTCAAGG GCGCTCACTGTAAGATCTCTGGACATTACAAATCTGTTGCGGAGTTCCAACAGGGCACGAGGCCTCTGTCCTCGACATGGGCTGGACCGTTGCACTTGGTTGTTCAAAACATTATCGTTGATGGTAACCAAGCCGCGGTTGAGCTCAAGGCTGTGGACACGACAACCAAGAGCGGAGATCCGTTCCCCAACGAGTACACTTGGGTCCTTAGTTTCAATGACAATGGCAAGATTGCTACTGTTCGAGCTTACATGGATAC CGACCTTGTCACACGTGTTATTGAAAAGAACTCGTAG